A window of the Henckelia pumila isolate YLH828 chromosome 3, ASM3356847v2, whole genome shotgun sequence genome harbors these coding sequences:
- the LOC140888725 gene encoding uncharacterized protein, whose protein sequence is MGTRRRLNMNTPPGFATTETPPVVTPQNNQGDTVENQMDATATPMETLLKKFQSFRPPILRGTENPMDCEGWLDDIDELFDSLDYSDDRRVRLVVHQLFLPKREKCRIRKFEQGNLSIEDYVNKFDSLLSFAPHISGDDEAKADHFINGLNPDIFTLVNTGRPNNFADAMDHAKGAEAGLIRQRGNHGGNKKNYFHPKGKQFKNSGSSSSSSDGSKQNSYSQGSSSSGTSCNKCGGRHPSDQCRGIFGNCYICQQTGHYARLCPQRGSEQAQGGNASRQSSQPQRQLNAVHSFQPQQQNRQGGNQNVNQPPRQQARVATVDCFQKIVRFRPEISEEWRFFDEIPGLPPVREIEFGIELTSEHAEHLRLVLQILRTKQLFAKLLKCEFWLDRVVFLGHIISGDGIAVDPRKIEAVMNWRRPTSLVKAERKRPGGLLYSLSIPEWKWDHILMDFVTKLPRSVRGCNAIWIVIDRFQEVNDKEEV, encoded by the exons atgggtactcgaagaagATTGAACATGAATACTCCACCGGGTTTTGCTACGACTGAAACTCCGCCAGTAGTGACTCCTCAGAATAACCAGGGCGATACAGTTGAgaatcagatggatgccacagctacccctatggaaaccttactgaagaaATTTCAGTCTTTCCGACCACCGATCTTGAGAGGTACGGAGAATCCCATGGATTGCGAGGGTTGGCTGGATGATATAGATGAACTTTTTGATTCTCTAGACTACTCCGATGACCGTCGAGTTAGATTGGTTGTTCACCAACT TTTCTTACCGAAAAGAGAAAAATGCCGAATTCGCAAATTTGAACAAGGAAATCTGAGTATCGAAGATTATGTGAACAAATTTGACAGTCTTTTGAGTTTTGCTCCACACATTTCTGGCGATGATGAAGCAAAAGCTGATCACTTCATTAACGGTTTGAATCCTGATatctttaccttggtcaataccgggaggCCTAATAATttcgcagatgctatggatcatgCCAAAGGTGCAGAAGCCGGATTGATAAGGCAGAGAGGGAATCA tggaggtaataagaaGAATTACTTCCATCCCAagggaaagcagtttaagaactcaggaagcagttcttcaagttcgGATGGCTCGAAACAAAACAGTTACAGCCAAGGTTCAAGTTCCTCTGGTACTTCTtgtaacaagtgtggaggtcgtcacCCCAGTGACCAGTGTAGAGGAATATTTGGGAATTGCTACATTTGCCAGCAGACGGGGCATTATGCTAGACTTTGTCCTCAGCGGGGTTCTGAGCAAGCGCAGGGCGGAAATGCTTCTAGACAGTCATCTCAGCCTCAGAGGCAATTGAAcgcagttcactcttttcagCCTCAACAACAGAATCGTCAAGGAGGCAACCAGAATGTGAACCAACCTCCTAGACAGCAGGCAAGAGT ggctacagtagattgttttcagaagatagtccgTTTCAGACCAGAGATATCAGAGGAGTggagattctttg atgagattccggggtTACCACCTGttcgtgagattgaatttggcattgaactgacgtcag agcatgcagagcatttgagacttgttttgcagattttgaggacCAAGCAGTTATTTGCCAAGCTTTtgaagtgtgagttttggctcgaCAGAGTTGTCTTTTTGGggcacattatttcaggagatgggattgctGTTGATCCTAGAAAGATAGAAGCAGTGATGAACTGGCGCAGGCCGActtca ctaGTGAAAGCTGAGAGGAAGAGGCCGGGAGGTCTTCTGTACAGTCtgtctattccggaatggaaatgggatcacattttgaTGGACTTTGTTACGAAACTAccccgatctgttcgaggatgcaatGCCATTTGGAtagtgattgaccg ATTTCAGGAAGTgaacgacaaagaagaggtataa
- the LOC140887307 gene encoding phytoene synthase 2, chloroplastic: MSVVLLWVVSPVSDISNSTGFLEPVREGSRILDSFRSFPQYRNLIVNGRLDKGQKNKRSFSFTSTGFRHSCLGNSGLGNESRLSVTSSMVASPAGGITLSSEQKVYDVVLKQAALVKRQLQSTESIEVRPDIVLPGSLSVLSEAYDRCGEVCAEYAKTFYLGTLLMTPERRKAIWAIYVWCRRTDELVDGPNASHITPTALDRWESRLDDIFRGRPFDMLDAALSDTVCKFPVDIQPFRDMIEGMRMDLWKSRYANFDELYLYCYYVAGTVGLMSVPVMGIAPESQATTESVYNAALALGLANQLTNILRDVGEDARRGRVYLPQDELAQAGLSDEDIFTGEVTDKWRTFMKKQIARARKFFDDAEKGVTQLSSASRWPVWASLLLYRQILDEIEANDYNNFTRRAYVSKPKKIMALPIAYAKSLVPPSSRTSSPVVKA; the protein is encoded by the exons ATGTCTGTTGTTTTGTTATGGGTGGTTTCTCCCGTTTCTGATATCTCAAATAGCACTGGATTCTTGGAGCCTGTTCGTGAAGGAAGTCGAATTCTTGATTCGTTTAGGTCATTTCCGCAGTATAGAAATTTGATTGTGAATGGCAGGCTCGATAAGGGCCAAAAGAATAAGCGGAGCTTTAGCTTTACTAGCACTGGTTTTAGGCATTCATGCCTGGGGAATTCCGGTTTGGGGAATGAAAGTAGACTCTCTGTGACTTCGAGTATGGTGGCTAGTCCAGCAGGAGGTATCACCTTATCATCCGAGCAAAAGGTTTATGATGTGGTTTTGAAACAGGCGGCATTGGTTAAGAGACAGCTGCAGTCAACGGAGAGCATAGAGGTAAGACCAGATATTGTTCTTCCAGGATCTCTTAGCGTCTTGAGTGAAGCTTATGATCGATGTGGTGAGGTGTGTGCTGAGTATGCCAAGACGTTTTATTTGG GAACCTTGCTCATGACACCTGAGAGGAGAAAAGCAATCTGGGCAATATATG TTTGGTGTCGGAGAACAGATGAACTTGTTGACGGTCCAAATGCATCGCATATAACCCCTACAGCCTTAGATAGGTGGGAGTCCAGGTTGGATGATATCTTTAGAGGGCGTCCATTTGACATGCTTGATGCTGCTTTATCTGATACCGTTTGCAAGTTTCCTGTCGACATTCAG CCATTCAGAGACATGATTGAAGGAATGAGGATGGATCTTTGGAAGTCAAGATATGCAAACTTTGATGAGTTGTATCTATACTGTTATTATGTAGCTGGTACCGTTGGATTGATGAGTGTGCCAGTTATGGGAATCGCACCTGAATCACAGGCAACCACAGAAAGTGTCTATAATGCGGCTTTGGCTCTAGGACTTGCAAATCAGTTGACAAACATACTCCGGGATGTTGGAGAAGA TGCAAGAAGGGGAAGGGTCTATTTACCTCAGGATGAGTTAGCACAAGCCGGGCTTTCGGATGAGGACATATTCACCGGGGAGGTAACAGACAAATGGCGAACTTTTATGAAAAAGCAAATTGCGAGGGCAAGAAAATTCTTCGATGATGCAGAAAAAGGAGTCACACAGCTCAGCTCAGCTAGCAGATGGCCT GTGTGGGCGTCGTTGCTGCTTTACCGACAAATATTGGACGAGATAGAAGCAAATGACTACAACAATTTCACGAGGAGGGCCTATGTTAGCAAACCAAAGAAGATTATGGCTTTGCCAATCGCATATGCAAAGTCTCTTGTTCCACCATCATCAAGAACCTCATCTCCTGTTGTAAAAGCatga